The DNA region TTGACTATGCAACTTGAAAGACGCGGGCTCCAATCACATTTCACCGATCGTCTCCAACCTGCAGCATCGTCTTGGACTTCAACCCTCTCTCATCCTGCAAAAGCACCATGAACTCTCGTCATAAACAAAATAATCAAGAGGGAAACATAAAATCAGGGCGTTAAAAGATAGTAAATACGCCTCTTGACCATCTTCAAAGACCTCGAGGAAATAGTTCAGGCGTGCGAAGTATCTTCAAAGGCATATGGACTATCTTTAATGCTCTTCAGCTATCTTTTAGCACCCATTGACCTTCTTCCTGTGCGTTTGATCCAAGTATCTCGCCTATCGTCCGATTATCATCGCCACCTGGGTGAGGGGTTCCCAAACCCAAATATGCATCCAAGCAACTTTAGTATCAGCAGGACTCGGCCTGGAGCAAGGATCATGCAGGTCGATGTACCCTCGGTCCTGAGGCATTGACCACTTGTAGTTGCAGGATGGGAAGTTTTGGGCGTGTCAGCCAGGTattgaggagaggggaaaaTGCAATCCCCAGGCGTCTTAATTGCCAAAAGGGGTCATAAAAGGCGGGGGTCGTTCGGCAGGTACCAAAGCACTAGTTCTGCTTCACGGGAACATAAAGAGACGGTGGTTTTCCCTCCAGTTTGTGCTTTTCATGAAGAGTTCGTCGAGCAGTCTTCCGGGACTGGGACCAAGATCATCCTCGACTTCATACTGGAAACGCCAACATGTCGCCTCTACCTGAGGAGTTTGACATTATTGTGTGTGGAGGGGGCTCGACGGGATGTGTTGTGGCGGGAAGGCAagtccttttctttctcgtgCTTCTTTTTgccgttttctttttttttttttcctctttatttcttcttttgatTCTGTCTCTTCTGTGGAACCAAAAGAACATCCTACCCACAGGGTAGGCCGGGTGGTATATGTCTCTACATCATCGTTTGGTTTTCTGAGATGCTCCAGCTCCCTTTACTTTTAGTTTACACCGTCTGCCGATAACTAATACTGTTGTCTAGATTGGCGAATCTCGACCACAATCTCAAGGTGTTGCTGATCGAGGCAGGGGaaaacaacctcaacaatcCCTGGGTGTTCAGGCCAGGAATCTTCCCGCGGAACATGAAGTTGGACTCCAAAACGGCTACTTTCTATGAGTCTAACCCTTCACCATCACTCTCTGGTAGAGGTGCCATCGTTCCGGCAGCAAATATACTTGGAGGTGGCAGCTCTATCAATTTTATGGTAAGATAGTCTACCCAACTCCATGATGGGAGTGCTTCGCTGACGCTGTGTACCTACCCTAGATGTATACGAGAGCATCTGCCTCCGACTATGATGACTTCCAAGCCAAAGGATGGTCAGCCGAGGAACTCCTCCCTTTCATGAAGAAGTTCGAGACCTACCAGCGCGCCTCCCACAATCGTGAGACACACGGCTTtgagggaccaatcaaggTCTCTTTTGGAAACTACCAGTATCCGATCAAGGACGACTTTCTTCGCGCTGCGGAGTCTCAAGGTATCCCAATCGTTGATGATCTTCAAGACCTGAAGACTGGTCATGGCGCTGAACAGTGGCTCAAGTGGATCAATCGTGATGTAAGTCTGCTGTCAGCGTCTTGGTCCCAACTCTTTATGACTGACATGGGGATCCTTGCAGACCGGCCGTCGAAGTGATGCCGCCCACGCCTACATCCACGCCACCCGTGCCGTCCACTCGAACCTGTACCTTGCTTGCAATACCAAGGTTGACAAGGTCATCATCGAGAACGGGAGGGCTGTGGCAGTTCAGACTGTTCCGACCAAGCCGTTGGGCAACGTGAGTACTTCAATCGGTCATCGACCTGTTCCGAAGCTAACCCCCCGAGCAGAGCCCAGGCACTCGTATCTTCAAGGCGCGTAAGCAGATCGTGGTGTCAGGCGGAACCATGAGTTCACCCTTGATCCTCCAGCGCTCCGGTATTGGCGACCCTGCCAAGCTCCGCGCCGCCGGCGTCAAGCCGATTGTCGATCTTCCTGGTGTTGGTCTTAATTTCCAAGATCATTACTTGACCTTCAGTCTCTATCGAGCCAAACCCGGAGTGGAGAGTTTTGATGATTTTGCCCGTGGTGATCCTGCTACTCAGAAGCGTACGCTTGTTCCCGAGACGTCGATGCTCAGTGATGACCCGGCTGACATAAAATTCAGGTGTCTTTGAGGAATGGAACCTCAAGGGAACCGGTCCCTTGGCAACCAATGGCATCGAGGCAGGGGTGAAGATCAGGCCCACGCCTGAGGAATTGAAGGAGTTTGAGTCGTGGCCAACACCGAACTTCAAGGAGGGCTGGGAGTCGTACTTCAAGAACAAACCCGACAAGCCCGTCATGCACTATTCGGTCATCGCTGGCTGGTTTGGCGACCACATGCTGGTGCCTCCTGGGAATTATTTCACAATGTCGGTGACCATTTCACTCTCGGAATCACACAGCCTCATGAGCCCAGTCTAACATGCATACCTTTTAGGTTCCACTTCCTTGAGTATCCCTTCAGTCGTGGAAAGACTCACATCACGTCTCCCGATCCGTACGCCGTCCCAGACTTTGATGCCGGATTCATGAGTGACCCTCGCGATATGGGCAAGTCCGAATCTCCAGCTCCATCTGAAGACGGATGTGCTAACATGACCGCCATGGAATAGTACCTATGGTCTGGGGCTACATAAAGTCTCGCGAGACCGCCAGACGTATGGATGCCTACGCGGGCGAGTGCCAGAGTATGCATCCCGTCTTTGACTACGACTCGGAAGCTCGCGCCCATGACCTCAACTTGGCCGGTGAGTCCAAAACCTTGAACCATCCCAGGCAAGAAAGCTGACACCCGATGACCAGACACCAACGCTTACGCGCTTCCTGGCAACATCACTGCCGGTATCCAACACGGCAGCTGGAGCGTCCCGCTCCCAGAGCCCGAAGACAAGCTCACACCGGAGAACATCAAACGCATCGTCTCCAGCAACCGCAAGGACAAGAGAAGGGAGCTCAAGTACACCAAAAAGGACATCCAAGCCATCGAAGAATGGGTCAAGCGCCACGTGGAGACCACCTGGCACTGCCTGGGCACGTGCTCCATGGCTCCCAGGGAGGGCAACAGCATCGTGAAGCATGGCGTCCTCGATGAACGCCTCAACGTCCACGGTGTCAAGGGCCTTAAAGTAGCAGACCTTTCCATCGCACCAGACAACGTGGGAGCGAATACCTTCACAGTGGCCCTTACAATTGGAGAGAAAGCGGCGGCTCTCGTGGCAGAGGATCTCGGATACTCTGGTGAGGCTCTGAAGATGAAGGTGCCGGATTATCACGCACCGGGCGAGAACCGGCTTGCCAGTCGGCTTTGAGCGTGTATCGTGCACAGGCATTTTCAGAAAAGCGTCACAGGCAACAGGACGCAAGCTGGAAAGCAATGGAgcggaagagaaggagggagggaggtggaagaaggggccCAGACATGAATCTCAAGATAAGTGGATCCAATCCAGGGGCTTGATAGGGGCAACACAACTCGGACACTGGGGACACTCCTTTGAGTTACGTATTCTTTTGACGGTCTTCGTGGGAAGCTTGGGTATGAGTTTCTATTTGTTTTATGGATATCAAACTTACCTGAATCTATACCTGAATGGTTACGGGATATCTTTAGCACCCCGGCCGTTCTCAGTACCGTAGGGGTCAATGGCAACCACACACACGTGCGTTTAAGGACCTGCCCTTCTCATTAAACACTCGGTAGCCAGGAATACGTGACATGATCAACCACTCAGCGGCATCAAATGGCATTTAATATGCCGAGAAGACCAGGAAACAAGCCCTCAAATGCAACTCCAAGACCTATCAACCATCTTAAGAGGCCTGTTGATATCTTAAAGggcctattaactatctCAAGAGGGCTGCTTACTGTCTTAAAAGACCTGTTGACTACCCTAAAAGGCCAGTTTACTATTTAACGAGGCCTATTGACCATATTCCAATGCACATTCATTACCTAGCTTGCAACACATATTGAGTAATCTGGCAATGCATCTAGATTATAATAAGAGCCCGGTCGATTATGTTTCGACACAtaatcacatcacatcaagTCAATCAATCAACAAATATCAAAGAACCTTTCCCCGAGCAGGCTCCCCAAGTACTGCCAGGCTTGCTCCTAAATGTTTTTTTTCCTAGGTACCTGAAGATTTGTGACAGCTACCCGCCGAACTGGCGATGACTCCAGTACCgaaacaacatcatcaccagctgTGAGGAATGAGTGCCTTTACCTCGTGCTCTTTACAGACGAACAGATGCAGTACGTGCGTGTTCAAGATCAGGTTGAGTTCGTCCCTGAGTCAATCCCGCGCAGCCCAAGTCGCTTTCATCTAAGTTGCCGGTGATCTAACTAGGTAACATGCGCCCACAACTGGCCAGGTCCAGATCCAGGGTTCGATTAGGAAAGTCGGATTGATAGGCAAAATAAGATAATAAAGAGCAAAAGAAcagaggagaaaaaagaattGACAGAGGAGAGGGAATCCTTGGGCTCTGAGATTCTTCTCATGCGTACAATCCCAGCAAAACTCGAGGActtcgtcttcctccaagccctccCGTGAAAAGGAAACGAAACCTACATGGTGGATTCACGAATCCTAACCTGGATGGATGTCTTCTATCATGCCCTGGCACAATCGCGGCTTTCCTTGGGCTTCAAAAGTCGCAGGAATCTACATTCCTCCAACAGATCACGATAAACAAGCACAAGAAATCTCAATGGGACAATAAAAACACGTGAAAGTGAAATTCAATTCATGCTCAATTTGAACGCAGCGTGTTACGCTTCCAGAGCTTCCCAAATCAACGCCAGGTCCCAGCCCTCCACCATAATGTGAGCCTTTTGTTGAACCCCAATGCATCCGACCAAGCCAAAATATTTCATACAAATCGTCACTCAGAGCGATGTCGCTTCCGGTCGCCCTCAAGGGAATCCGGTTTTCTCTTGGATACTACGGTCAAGACATAGTGTCTTGCCTGGTTATTAATTGTTGGTGTTACTGTCTTGGGGACACACGAGTTGCTTCCGAGTTTGGGCGAGACTTGTTGGCGGATTTCTAGTCTCcgctcctcaaccttgagGACCCACAGTAATGTGAGTAGGACCTCCTTCGACGGTAGTGGTACTCCTGTCGGCCATGTAGCTGGCCTACcgctttgctgctgctgctgctcctttccgtcagctgctgccgccgccgaagcgTCGCCTGCCTTAACCCGGTCAACTGTGAATCCATCAGAGGACACCAACCGCAAGGCCGCCATCGTCGCATCCATTAAGGGACGCGCCAGACTGGGGCTGCAGGTAAGGATCTTCCGAAGAAGTCTCAGTCTCAGGGAGGAGGGACGAGTCTGCGACCGCGCAGGAGGTAggttgctgcggctgctgctcgtggctgggggcgaggttggcgtcGTCGGAGAGGAAGTCATTGAAGTCAAagtcgaggttgttgaccTGGAACGGGAAGGCTTCGGTGTCGTCACCAGCCAGATGATCGTAGTCAAAAGTGCTGGAACCGGGGGAAGAGAGAAGCCCGCTTTCAAGGACATAGCGATCTGCATCAAAGGCCTCTGACAGAGAGAAATCAGGGCCGAGGTCGAAGTGAGAAGGAATTGGAGCTGTAAGTAGAGAGCCAGCGCTGGGCGCAACTGTTGTTGCGAGTTCTCCAACCACGCCGATGGTGGTGCTTCCGCCGACCGACACTGCAGGTCTTGGCACAACATCTCAGCAGGATGTTGTGTCGCATCGGGGGAAGCGTTCGCCACGGGGGCAGAGTCCGCAACAGGCGTTGAGGCCGTCGCTGGGAGCTCgtgctcctcatcaacctcggaAATAGGCGTCAGGGCCGCTGGGTCAACGGTAgtgttgttttgtgtgtTGTGAAGTGTTGAGAGGGAATCTGGCTTGGCCAGAGTGCTGTGCCCATCTTGTGAGCCGAATAATGGTTGTGAGAAGCTGAGTTGCGATGAGAGTCTGAGGGCGTCGAAGGTCTCTGGTGACCCGGCCCCAGCACCGAGCCTGGCGGCGTTGCGGAGTTGTTCGAGAAGAAACTCGTTGGTTTGGGTGGCCTTGGCGAGAGCGGCCTCCAACTCCTGGTTGCGCTTCTCAagaccctccacctccaagcGCTTGCGCTCCCGAGAGGACTGGGCCGCGCGACGGTTGCGTAGGACGCGCTCCACGCGGCGCTGCTCCTTCTCATCTTCAGTCTTGGCACGTTTCCTAAAAGCTGGTGTTAGCTCCATGATTTGTTGTGGGGAATGACCCCCGATGGGTCCACATGATTGCATCATCGTACCTTGGTGGGAGGTTGGTCTTGGGCTCTGGCAGCACCTGACCCCATGatttcctcttcttgaccgGCTTCTTCTCTGGCTCTGGGGTGCCGGCAGTCGAGGAAGGGGTCACGGGCGTCGGAGAATGTGTGTTGGCTTGGGTGAGAGCGGCGAGGCTGGCCAGCATCGCGACGTCGGATGTCGGGTCCGCCATAACGGAAGGAGCGGGGGATGACTCGGCGCCAAAGAGCGAAGGGTACATCTCGCCAGGGGTCGACAGGAGAGAATCGTTTGGCGAGTTCTCAAACTTGATTGTCGGCGACGGCGTGTGCGTCTGGGTGTGGGCGGTGGACCAGGACTCCATTTTGAAttgctggtggggatgggTATCTGGGTATTTGCACCACGAAGGAGGACTTGTAGGTTTGTCGTGTTGTTTCTGTAGGATTATGTCGCGTCGTATGCTTTGTCAATCGGTGGAGCCGGGTTCGACAAAGAAGCGGGTGGTAACAGAAAAAGTTGACTGTAAGGAGGTGCCGTCCTGAAGCCTCGATACAAATATGTCAAAGAAGGAAATTGCTAAGGATTACGCATTGCGTGTAATGACGAGGCCATCAGAAAGTGGAAGCCTTGTTCGTGACTCAAGGCTGCGGTGGAGCTGGATGGCTGCGTTGCGTGGTCAAAAGGACAGAGTGTCTTTTTTGGAAAAGAGGGTGGTCTGCTGGGGAGACGCTGTCAGACGTTGGGGCCAGGACGTGCTTTTATCTTTTGGCCACGTCGCCTGTAAAAGGGGTCGGGCTGCCTGAGGCACACATGGCCTGTGCGGTGTCTTACTGAGGGCCCCACACAACCAGGAGTGACAAGAATTGCGACATCCGCATCCCAAACAGGGAAGAGCCCACAATATTCAGACGGAAGCCTGTCAGGGGCACGTCCGACGTGCATCCACCAGTGGCTCCACCATCGACTTCAGCAACACCGATCAGGGAGGAGCAATGCTCACACAACGCACTGGAACATGCAAGGAGGCGGGGGCGTATTGGCAGCAGTAGCAGCCCTTCGATTCCATCAGCCATTGAGCCTTTTCCATCAGCCCTCGTTCCGTCGAGTCGTGGCTTGACACACGCCCGTTCAGGGGGGGCCGACGGCTGAGCCAACGTCAAATGGAAGGTGGAAACGTTCCTCCCGCACTCCGGCCGCCGTACGTCTATCGCTCCACCAGATAAGcctcgtggtggtggcagatAGGTCTCGCCAAACTTAGCACCATCCACTGTGGGTTTAACTTGGACTGATAGGGATAGCGACGCTTCAACGGTCTGTTGATCCGAAAGCACATGCTTGAGGCATTCTTGCTCTCTGCATCAACTGGCGAGTTTCCGTGGTTCAGCCGATGTCTCATGCATTGGTGGACAGGCGGGGGTGGCACTGAGAGCAACAACAATGTGTAGAAGACCGCCTGTACGGAGCAGCATGTCATCCGATTGCTATGGCGGAGACTTTTGGAGCAACTACGGAGTTCCCATTCGCCATGCTCCATTTTGGTGATAAAGGGAATGGAGTCGCTATCTCGCCACTGCCATACGCAGCGGTCAATCTAAGAGATTATTAGCAACACATATGACTGCGGTGCCACCAGCTGCAACCTGCGCCGTTTGATCGGGAGCAAATGCACAGAAAATTCGGGTCATTCGGGACGACTGTTGAAAGGTTGAGCCAGCCTCCGTCCAGAATCATATCACACGGTGGTACGCAATCTGGAATGGGAGAGCAACCGCATGGCAAAACCTGGAGAAGTGGATCTCGAACAGGCTGAATGACCCCGGATCCAAACACCAATAAAGCGAGCACCTGCAGCAAAGCCTTGAGAGAAGCATTGCGGAGGAAGCTGCCGAGGAGCTTCTCTTAGATTGGAGTTCATGGCCATTTACCAGGTGCGGTACTTCTAGAAACTGCCCTCATTAATCAATTTCACCCTCTTGGCCTGCTTCTCGTAACGCGGGAGCTCTTCGGCATTGTACCGGGCCGTCTGGGCGACAAATATGTCAATTGAAGTCTGGATGAGTACTTTCAGTGAGAATATTGAAAGCATCGATGACTATCTGATGCTTCGATACGCATGGTGTTTAACTCCACCCAGCATTTATCAGGCAGTGATCAAGATGGCACCGGCAACGGGAGTCCTCGGCCGTATTCCAGGTTGTTTACGGCAATTGCTTTGTATGGCCTTTTGTacaacctcagcctcctccccaggtGTAACTCCACTGTTGCTTCTCAATGGTTGCCTGCACTATCATGGCGGTGTTGTAGGACAACGGCTGACTGCCTGGTGCATTGCTGATGGGTGAGAGGCATAAGCGTTGGTGCTGACGAAGTGCACTGCATCCACTTGAAGCTGACACTGCCGCATTTCAGTATCCAACAGCCCCCAGAAGGATCACTATTCCTGCGGTCACGGGTATTCGGGGCGCTTGGCTGTGGTTACGGCGTCTGCATTCGTGAGGCCGTATAGTTTGTCGTATCTACCTACACAAGCCCAGTCAAGCCCCGCTTCCCACCCAGTATTTTACTCAACGATTATCATGCCGCCCTTTGTCAACAAGATCAGCATGAATaagcccatcatcagccGGGGAG from Podospora pseudoanserina strain CBS 124.78 chromosome 1, whole genome shotgun sequence includes:
- the AOX1 gene encoding Alternative oxidase, mitochondrial precursor (COG:E; CAZy:AA3; EggNog:ENOG503NXIY), with the protein product MSPLPEEFDIIVCGGGSTGCVVAGRLANLDHNLKVLLIEAGENNLNNPWVFRPGIFPRNMKLDSKTATFYESNPSPSLSGRGAIVPAANILGGGSSINFMMYTRASASDYDDFQAKGWSAEELLPFMKKFETYQRASHNRETHGFEGPIKVSFGNYQYPIKDDFLRAAESQGIPIVDDLQDLKTGHGAEQWLKWINRDTGRRSDAAHAYIHATRAVHSNLYLACNTKVDKVIIENGRAVAVQTVPTKPLGNSPGTRIFKARKQIVVSGGTMSSPLILQRSGIGDPAKLRAAGVKPIVDLPGVGLNFQDHYLTFSLYRAKPGVESFDDFARGDPATQKRVFEEWNLKGTGPLATNGIEAGVKIRPTPEELKEFESWPTPNFKEGWESYFKNKPDKPVMHYSVIAGWFGDHMLVPPGNYFTMFHFLEYPFSRGKTHITSPDPYAVPDFDAGFMSDPRDMVPMVWGYIKSRETARRMDAYAGECQSMHPVFDYDSEARAHDLNLADTNAYALPGNITAGIQHGSWSVPLPEPEDKLTPENIKRIVSSNRKDKRRELKYTKKDIQAIEEWVKRHVETTWHCLGTCSMAPREGNSIVKHGVLDERLNVHGVKGLKVADLSIAPDNVGANTFTVALTIGEKAAALVAEDLGYSGEALKMKVPDYHAPGENRLASRL
- the HAC1 gene encoding transcription factor that binds to CRE motif (EggNog:ENOG503P5H7; COG:K); translated protein: MESWSTAHTQTHTPSPTIKFENSPNDSLLSTPGEMYPSLFGAESSPAPSVMADPTSDVAMLASLAALTQANTHSPTPVTPSSTAGTPEPEKKPVKKRKSWGQVLPEPKTNLPPRKRAKTEDEKEQRRVERVLRNRRAAQSSRERKRLEVEGLEKRNQELEAALAKATQTNEFLLEQLRNAARLGAGAGSPETFDALRLSSQLSFSQPLFGSQDGHSTLAKPDSLSTLHNTQNNTTVDPAALTPISEVDEEHELPATASTPVADSAPVANASPDATQHPAEMLCQDLQCRSAEAPPSAWLENSQQQLRPALALYLQLQFLLTSTSALISLCQRPLMQIAMSLKAGFSLPPVPALLTTIIWLVTTPKPSRSRSTTSTLTSMTSSPTTPTSPPATSSSRSNLPPARSQTRPSSLRLRLLRKILTCSPSLARPLMDATMAALRLVSSDGFTVDRVKAGDASAAAAADGKEQQQQQSGRPATWPTGVPLPSKEVLLTLLWVLKVEERRLEIRQQVSPKLGSNSCVPKTVTPTINNQARHYVLTVVSKRKPDSLEGDRKRHRSE